The Apostichopus japonicus isolate 1M-3 chromosome 20, ASM3797524v1, whole genome shotgun sequence nucleotide sequence TTTGGACGAATTGTCATAGACCAGAAATTATAAACCCTTCTGACTGTCCATAGAGATGTGGTTCTAATATATCTTCATTATTGTCGGAAAGTAAACAGTTTCTCGACCTTACGTGGAGAGGAAAGCATCTCTCACTATTGATATCTCAGGGGTGTATGAAACTTTATCTGTCCTATCTGTCCAATGCAGCTATAAGTATTTATATGAACTCTCATGATTTTGCTGTTACTAGACATTTGACTTAAGCCTTCTGTGTTGTTTGAATGTATATGTACAGACTATAGAGTTGAATTGAGGTAATATACATTCAACACAACTTCTTTTCCAACTTCTTTTGGTGTGGAAACAGAATGCAAGTTTATTGCCAAGCAACATGCTTTAAATTATTCTCCTAAATTTGTCATCGATAGATCCCACGAAGAGGCTGCGCAGACAAGAGAGAAGGCGTCGTGTTCAAGAAGCTGCTCAGCGAATGGAGGAACAAAATGAGTGGACACTGAATGACCTTCCTCCCTCATATGAAAATGCATCAAATTTCCCTCTGTATCAACCAAAATTAACCAGGTTGACTGTTGTTGACGAGGGAGCAAGTTCAGTAAGTGAAACAGCTGGTGCTGAGAATGATGCCTTTGGTGATGATAAAGGAGAGCCTCCGCCATCTTACGCTTTTGTAATTAGCGGAGCTATTGTCTCTCAAGGATCAGTTGTATAGATGCACAAGAAGTCACTTTATGtccattatatttatatatatatatatgcaattcaATGCAAGTTTTGTACTCTTAATTAACTTTCCTTTTGGATTTCTTTCAGAAGTAAAGCAAATATTTCATAACTTTGAAAGATTTCCTGTTTTCTTCAGACTATAAAATAGGTGTTTCAACAAAgctttttgttttatgataGCAAACAATTCCAACAATTATtcagatttttaatttttttaaagaggTTGCTGTTTGTATGTTTACAAAATAAGATGATCTAAAGAGGTTTGGAAATTTGGCTGGTTCTAAGTTATTTTATAACAATCTTCCTGGTGTACAATTTTGTCAAAAGTTTCACTTTTCTTCCATTTACTCAGTCTTGTTTTCCAGATAAGAATGAAATTTTCAGATATTGATTGTTTGGAGTATTGAGATGATACTTTTTACTACAACATTATCATGAAAACTTTTTAAGAATTTCTGCTTTTTCACACAGTAAACTGAAAGTCTGATATTCACATGTTAATCTTAACAAACAAAATCTTTTAGCctatctttgttattttgatatacatgtacagttgtGACCACATTCTAATAGACAAGTTGGATGATTTGAAACCTTTTCTGTGGAACTTGAAATAAACCTTAAGGAGAATGATAGTTGTCTGCAAAGAAGCCTTCCTCAATACACTGTAACACACTGACTGCTTCCCTCAAACTGGTTtatcctttcctttcctttgtgCATCGTAGAGACTTTGAACACATTactgatatatttatatcttttaaaTTAATGCATCCACAATCCTTTCCTTGTAGTCTTACAGACATATTTCACCCCCAATGCGAGATATGGTTGTGTTACTTACAAGTCTTTCCATAGGGTGCAAATGGCCTTGAACCAATGTAGCTCACCAGTTCTCCAGAACAAGTTCAGTAAATAGCAAGGTGGGCTCGTTACAAGTTTGTTTGCCATTAATATACATGCACATAAGGTGCAAAATGTAATCTTGTGTTTCATCAACTTCTTGGTGACATTGCGACTAGTTATACGATTTTCAGTTAAGTTAAGTTGTAacgatttaattttttttttaagaaagcTAGTCTTCCAAGCATTGCAATTTCCAAATCAAATAGAAATCTCGCTTTCAAATGAACTGCATTGGCTGGGATATTCAGGGCAATGTCATGCAACAATTGATCTGACTGGTTCACAGCTATGTTATCTAAAGGTAAAACAGTATAAAGACTGTCACCAAAATAGTAATATCAGTTAAAGATTGTGTCCACAGTCTCCAAGAAAGAAACCCACTTGCATTGCTTTACCTTGAAAACCTAAAAGAGAAAGAGATCATTTATCAGACTGGGTAGAAACTAGTATAAAATTGTTTCCAAGTTTTGGAAAATTAA carries:
- the LOC139961310 gene encoding uncharacterized protein isoform X2, with the protein product MRKFTFIQISVVTSALLFSFVDAEIDCSNTTCANTTEPNSCADCSDVLDPTKRLRRQERRRRVQEAAQRMEEQNEWTLNDLPPSYENASNFPLYQPKLTRLTVVDEGASSVSETAGAENDAFGDDKGEPPPSYAFVISGAIVSQGSVV
- the LOC139961310 gene encoding uncharacterized protein isoform X1, with the protein product MRKFTFIQISVVTSALLFSFVDAEIDCSNTTCANTTEPNSCADCSDVLVPIALISLAICLLPPITWGLVIWWACHSDPTKRLRRQERRRRVQEAAQRMEEQNEWTLNDLPPSYENASNFPLYQPKLTRLTVVDEGASSVSETAGAENDAFGDDKGEPPPSYAFVISGAIVSQGSVV